The following are from one region of the Actinoplanes sp. L3-i22 genome:
- the mmsA gene encoding multiple monosaccharide ABC transporter ATP-binding protein: MSAAPPLLEMRSITKTFPGVKALSDVNLTVRDGEIHAICGENGAGKSTLMKVLSGVYGFGSYEGSIVYRGAEARFSDIRASEHAGIVIIHQELALVPGMSITENIFLGNEPRRYGRIDWKAANSKAIELMAMVGLKEDPDTLIKDIGVGKQQLVEIAKAFAKDVQLLILDEPTAALNENDSQHLLDLLRGFKQRGITSIMISHKLNEIEAIADSITILRDGKTIETIDVKGEGADEDRIVRGMVGRDLSSRFPDHTPNIGEVFFEVRGWTVRHPISADRLVCKNSNFTVRRGEIVGFAGLMGAGRTELAMSLFGRSYGVYESGQIFKDGREIQLKSVADAIANGLAYVSEDRKAVGLNLLDDIKTSVVAAKLSKITHNGVLDEAKEYREAEAYRKSLRIKTPTVDEGVTKLSGGNQQKVVLAKWMFTDPDLLILDEPTRGIDVGAKYEIYGIIQELASEGRGVVVISSELPELIGLCDRIYTVFEGTITGEISRADANPETLMKQMTSTKKLATS, from the coding sequence ATGAGCGCTGCTCCGCCACTGCTGGAGATGCGGTCTATTACCAAGACCTTCCCCGGCGTCAAGGCGTTGTCCGACGTGAACCTCACCGTCCGTGACGGTGAGATCCACGCGATCTGCGGGGAGAACGGCGCCGGCAAGTCGACCTTGATGAAGGTCCTCAGCGGCGTCTACGGGTTCGGGTCGTACGAGGGCTCGATCGTCTATCGGGGCGCCGAGGCGAGGTTCTCCGACATCCGCGCCAGTGAGCACGCCGGCATCGTGATCATCCACCAGGAGCTCGCGCTCGTCCCGGGGATGTCGATCACGGAGAACATCTTCCTGGGCAACGAGCCGCGCCGGTACGGCCGGATCGACTGGAAGGCCGCGAACAGCAAGGCCATCGAGCTGATGGCGATGGTCGGGCTGAAAGAGGACCCGGACACCCTGATCAAGGACATCGGGGTGGGCAAGCAGCAGCTCGTCGAGATCGCGAAGGCGTTCGCGAAGGACGTGCAGCTGCTGATCCTGGACGAGCCGACCGCCGCGCTGAACGAGAACGACTCGCAGCACCTGCTCGACCTGCTGCGCGGGTTCAAGCAGCGCGGCATCACCTCGATCATGATCTCGCACAAGCTGAACGAGATCGAGGCGATCGCCGACTCGATCACGATCCTGCGCGACGGGAAGACGATCGAGACGATCGACGTCAAGGGCGAGGGCGCCGACGAGGACCGGATCGTCCGCGGGATGGTCGGCCGCGACCTGAGCAGCCGCTTCCCGGACCACACGCCGAACATCGGCGAGGTGTTCTTCGAGGTGCGCGGCTGGACGGTCCGGCACCCGATCTCCGCCGACCGCCTGGTCTGCAAGAACTCGAACTTCACCGTGCGACGCGGGGAGATCGTCGGGTTCGCCGGTCTGATGGGTGCCGGGCGCACCGAGCTGGCGATGAGCCTTTTCGGTCGCTCCTACGGCGTCTACGAGAGCGGGCAGATCTTCAAGGACGGTAGGGAGATCCAGCTCAAGTCGGTCGCCGACGCGATCGCCAACGGTCTGGCCTACGTCAGCGAGGACCGCAAGGCGGTCGGCCTGAACCTGCTGGACGACATCAAGACCTCGGTCGTCGCCGCGAAGCTCTCGAAGATCACCCACAACGGGGTGCTGGACGAGGCCAAGGAGTACCGCGAGGCCGAGGCGTACCGCAAGAGCCTGCGGATCAAGACGCCCACCGTCGACGAGGGCGTCACCAAGCTCTCCGGCGGCAATCAGCAGAAGGTCGTCCTGGCGAAGTGGATGTTCACCGACCCGGACCTGCTGATCCTGGACGAGCCGACGCGCGGTATCGACGTCGGTGCGAAGTACGAGATCTACGGGATCATCCAGGAACTCGCGTCCGAGGGCCGCGGGGTCGTGGTGATCTCCTCCGAGTTGCCCGAGCTGATCGGGCTCTGCGACCGGATCTACACGGTCTTCGAGGGCACGATCACCGGCGAGATCTCGCGGGCTGACGCCAACCCGGAAACCCTCATGAAGCAGATGACCTCCACGAAGAAGCTGGCCACGTCATGA
- the mmsB gene encoding multiple monosaccharide ABC transporter permease, with the protein MSRIKELQKNLFGGTTSNARQFGMIFTLVAIILFFQAKTGGLTLQSGNMIALTQQYAYISVLSIGMLMVIVAGHIDLSVGSVAAFTGIVVAKAITEHNVPWPVGIVLGLVVGALIGAWQGFWVAYVGIPAFIVTLAGMLLFRGGNQYIGNADTVPVPQGFREIGAGYLPEVGPDTGYNNLTLLLGLLACVAVVWRELRSRQVRTQMEGAEPAPLWIAILRIVVMIAVIVFVALRFAGGRVGTSFPISGIILAVLVLAYSFYTRNTAGGRHIYAVGGNSRAAELSGVKLRRVNFFVMMNMSVLAALAGMIFVARSAASGPQDGLSWELDAIAAVFIGGAAVSGGLGTVGGSIVGGLVMAVLNNGLQLTGTGSDMVQIIKGLFLLGAVALDVYNKKQGRFSIIGSLTRNFRSGHEAAAGTSSEPSIEKQPAARS; encoded by the coding sequence ATGAGTCGGATTAAAGAGCTACAGAAGAACCTCTTCGGGGGTACGACCTCGAACGCCCGCCAGTTCGGGATGATCTTCACGCTGGTGGCGATCATCCTGTTCTTCCAGGCCAAGACCGGCGGGTTGACCCTGCAGTCGGGCAACATGATCGCCCTGACCCAGCAGTACGCGTACATCTCGGTGCTGTCCATCGGCATGCTGATGGTGATCGTGGCCGGCCACATCGACCTGTCGGTCGGCTCGGTCGCCGCGTTCACCGGCATCGTGGTGGCCAAGGCGATCACCGAACACAACGTGCCGTGGCCGGTCGGCATCGTGCTCGGCCTGGTCGTCGGCGCGCTGATCGGCGCCTGGCAGGGCTTCTGGGTGGCGTACGTCGGGATTCCCGCCTTCATCGTCACGCTGGCCGGCATGCTGCTCTTCCGCGGCGGCAACCAGTACATCGGTAACGCCGACACCGTTCCGGTGCCGCAGGGCTTCCGGGAGATCGGCGCCGGTTACCTGCCCGAGGTCGGCCCGGATACCGGGTACAACAACCTCACGCTGCTGCTCGGCCTGCTCGCCTGCGTCGCGGTGGTCTGGCGTGAGCTGCGGTCCCGGCAGGTGCGCACGCAGATGGAGGGGGCCGAGCCCGCTCCGCTGTGGATCGCGATCCTGCGCATCGTGGTGATGATCGCCGTGATCGTCTTCGTCGCGCTGCGCTTCGCCGGTGGCCGGGTGGGCACCAGCTTCCCGATCTCCGGCATCATCCTCGCCGTCCTGGTTCTCGCGTACTCGTTCTACACCCGGAACACCGCGGGCGGCCGGCACATCTATGCGGTCGGCGGCAACTCGCGTGCCGCCGAGCTGTCCGGCGTGAAACTACGCCGGGTGAACTTCTTCGTCATGATGAACATGTCCGTCCTGGCCGCCCTGGCCGGCATGATCTTCGTGGCCCGGTCCGCGGCCTCCGGCCCGCAGGACGGACTCAGCTGGGAACTCGACGCGATCGCCGCGGTCTTCATCGGCGGCGCGGCGGTCTCGGGTGGTCTCGGGACGGTCGGCGGTTCCATCGTCGGCGGTCTCGTCATGGCCGTGCTCAACAACGGTCTGCAGTTGACGGGCACCGGCTCCGACATGGTCCAGATCATCAAGGGTCTGTTCCTGCTCGGCGCCGTCGCCCTGGATGTCTACAACAAGAAGCAGGGTCGTTTCTCGATCATCGGTTCACTGACGCGCAATTTCCGCTCCGGGCATGAGGCAGCGGCCGGCACGTCATCCGAACCGAGCATCGAGAAGCAGCCTGCGGCCCGCTCCTGA
- a CDS encoding sugar-binding protein has translation MRRNFLIKSVAVGAAVALAMTGCSSDREGTSNGDSAAPAAGFAKDALIGVALPSKTSENWVLAGDLFTNGLKDAGFQSDVQYAGASTTVADQQAQITAMVTKGAKVIVIGATDAAQLSTQVSAAHAAGAKVIAYDRLITNTADVDYYIAFDNFKVGQLQGQALLDGMKAKKPTGPWTVELFSGSPDDNNAGVFFNGAMDVLKPLIDKGDVVVGSGQKDVKQTAIQGWKAEGAQSRMDSLLNSTYNGSKTLDGVLSPNDTLARAIITSVKGAGKPIPVVTGQDSEAESVKSIMAGEQYSTINKDTRKLVAETINMVKTLQTGATPTVNDDKSYNNGTKVVPAYLLPPVIVTKANAAESYANDPKLAPLTK, from the coding sequence ATGCGTCGTAACTTTCTGATCAAGAGCGTTGCCGTCGGTGCGGCCGTCGCGCTCGCCATGACCGGCTGCTCCAGCGACCGTGAGGGCACCTCCAACGGTGACTCCGCCGCCCCGGCCGCGGGCTTCGCCAAGGACGCCCTGATCGGCGTGGCCCTGCCGTCGAAGACCTCGGAGAACTGGGTGCTCGCGGGTGACCTGTTCACCAACGGCCTCAAGGACGCCGGCTTCCAGTCCGACGTGCAGTACGCCGGCGCGTCGACCACGGTCGCCGACCAGCAGGCGCAGATCACCGCGATGGTGACCAAGGGCGCGAAGGTCATCGTCATCGGCGCGACCGACGCCGCCCAGCTGTCCACCCAGGTGTCGGCGGCCCACGCGGCCGGCGCGAAGGTCATCGCCTACGACCGCCTGATCACCAACACCGCGGACGTGGACTACTACATCGCGTTCGACAACTTCAAGGTCGGCCAGCTCCAGGGCCAGGCCCTGCTGGACGGCATGAAGGCCAAGAAGCCGACCGGCCCGTGGACCGTCGAGCTGTTCTCCGGCTCGCCGGACGACAACAACGCCGGAGTCTTCTTCAACGGCGCGATGGACGTGCTCAAGCCGCTGATCGACAAGGGTGACGTCGTCGTCGGCTCCGGCCAGAAGGACGTCAAGCAGACCGCGATCCAGGGCTGGAAGGCCGAGGGCGCGCAGAGCCGCATGGACTCGCTGCTGAACTCGACCTACAACGGCAGCAAGACCCTGGACGGCGTGCTCTCCCCGAACGACACCCTGGCCCGCGCCATCATCACCTCGGTCAAGGGTGCCGGCAAGCCGATCCCGGTCGTCACCGGCCAGGACTCCGAGGCCGAGTCGGTCAAGTCGATCATGGCTGGCGAGCAGTACTCCACGATCAACAAGGACACCCGCAAGCTGGTTGCCGAGACCATCAACATGGTCAAGACCCTGCAGACCGGTGCCACCCCGACCGTGAACGACGACAAGTCGTACAACAACGGCACCAAGGTCGTCCCGGCGTACCTGCTCCCGCCGGTCATCGTCACCAAGGCGAACGCCGCCGAGTCGTACGCCAACGACCCGAAGCTCGCGCCGCTCACCAAGTAA
- a CDS encoding SprT-like domain-containing protein: MNLNDARETALALMARHGLTTWRLTFDDAKTRAGVCRADRKEIGLSRPLVELYAPEQVIETILHEIAHALVGPRHGHNAVWRATAIRIGCSGRRCVPAEAPRVDGAWLGVCRSGHRTTAHRQPVRVKSCRECSPRFDRFALFAWTYRGHPAALHPAYAAELTRIRSRGARPSGQPGIGDQVRLTGAGKYGGLTGTIVKQGRTRFQIRTAKGLLNAPFTMVEPAAG, from the coding sequence TTGAACCTGAACGACGCGCGGGAGACGGCGCTCGCCCTGATGGCCCGGCACGGCCTGACCACGTGGCGCCTGACCTTCGACGACGCCAAGACCCGCGCCGGTGTGTGCCGCGCCGACCGCAAGGAGATCGGGCTCTCCCGCCCCCTGGTCGAGTTGTACGCGCCCGAGCAGGTCATCGAGACGATCCTGCACGAGATCGCGCACGCCCTGGTCGGCCCGCGGCACGGGCACAACGCGGTGTGGCGGGCCACCGCGATCCGGATCGGCTGCTCGGGGCGGCGATGTGTGCCCGCCGAGGCGCCCCGGGTGGACGGGGCCTGGCTGGGGGTCTGCCGGTCCGGTCACCGCACCACCGCGCATCGGCAGCCGGTCCGGGTGAAGTCGTGCCGGGAGTGTTCGCCGCGGTTCGACCGGTTCGCGCTGTTCGCCTGGACGTACCGGGGGCATCCGGCGGCGCTGCACCCGGCCTACGCGGCGGAGCTGACCCGGATCCGGTCGCGCGGCGCGCGGCCCTCCGGTCAGCCCGGGATCGGTGACCAGGTCCGGCTGACCGGCGCCGGGAAGTACGGCGGGCTGACCGGGACGATCGTCAAGCAGGGGCGCACCCGCTTTCAGATCAGGACGGCGAAGGGCCTGCTGAACGCCCCGTTCACGATGGTCGAGCCGGCCGCCGGATAA
- a CDS encoding xanthine dehydrogenase family protein molybdopterin-binding subunit translates to MATRAVGAPVARLEGPAKVSGAARYAAEYHQDGMAYGWIVQSPVARGRLDAVLVDPTDEDVLVVLWHGNVPHLAASDDPELAVLRSDQISYRGQPVALVVAGTLEAARRAAQDIQLDITVDDHEVDLRADDPNRYTPESVVPGVPAESHTGDVARALAGAPVTIDVTYSTPAVHNSPMEPHATIARWDGPDLTVYDANQHPSGIAETLGTIFGLPAERVHVVAEHIGGGFGAKGSARPNAVLAALGSLVTGRPVQVALPRQAMFSVVGHRAPTVQRLRIGATADGTLTAIDHQTWTQSSRLFEFVESASVVTRSMYPVPNLRTGHQVVRLDVPTPRWMRAPGEAPGMVGLECALDELAVRLGVDPVGLRIRNSPENPRYVECLRGGAERFGWSGRDPRPRQRTDGEWLTGTGMAGATYPAMAMPSTARVRGLGDGEYEVAIAATDLGTGARTILAQIAADELDVPIERIHILIGDSTLPRASVAGGSSGSASWGWAVTGACRELRSSGADVAVFDTTKLVGEQKEGRHASGAHFAEVRVSTVTGEIRVSRLFGMFDGGRILNPRTARSQFLGGMIMGMGMALHEESVLDPAQGTWVNHDFAEYHIPTHADVEWFDAGWLDAPEDDLNPMGSKGIGEVGIVGSPAAILNAVWHATGTRIRHLPARLDKLL, encoded by the coding sequence ATGGCGACGCGTGCCGTCGGCGCACCGGTGGCGCGCCTGGAGGGGCCGGCGAAGGTCTCCGGCGCGGCCCGGTACGCCGCGGAGTACCACCAGGACGGGATGGCCTACGGCTGGATCGTCCAGTCCCCGGTGGCCCGTGGCCGGCTCGACGCGGTCCTGGTCGACCCCACCGACGAGGACGTGCTGGTCGTGCTCTGGCACGGCAACGTCCCGCACCTGGCGGCGTCCGACGACCCCGAGCTCGCCGTCCTGCGGTCCGATCAGATCAGCTACCGCGGCCAGCCGGTCGCCCTGGTGGTCGCCGGCACGCTGGAGGCCGCGCGCCGCGCCGCGCAGGACATCCAGCTCGACATCACCGTCGACGACCATGAGGTCGATCTGCGCGCCGACGACCCGAACCGGTACACCCCGGAGTCGGTCGTCCCGGGCGTGCCCGCCGAGTCGCACACCGGGGACGTGGCGCGGGCGCTGGCCGGCGCCCCGGTGACGATCGACGTCACGTACAGCACCCCGGCGGTGCACAACAGCCCGATGGAGCCGCACGCCACGATCGCCCGCTGGGACGGTCCGGACCTGACGGTGTACGACGCCAACCAGCACCCGTCCGGCATCGCGGAAACCCTGGGCACGATCTTCGGGCTGCCCGCCGAGCGGGTCCACGTGGTCGCCGAGCACATCGGCGGCGGCTTCGGCGCCAAGGGCAGCGCCCGGCCGAACGCCGTGCTGGCCGCGCTCGGCTCACTGGTCACCGGGCGGCCGGTCCAGGTGGCGCTGCCCCGCCAGGCGATGTTCAGCGTCGTCGGCCATCGCGCGCCGACCGTCCAGCGGCTCCGGATCGGGGCGACCGCGGACGGCACGCTGACCGCGATCGATCACCAGACGTGGACGCAGTCGAGCCGGCTGTTCGAGTTCGTCGAGTCGGCGTCGGTCGTCACCCGGAGCATGTACCCGGTGCCGAACCTGCGCACCGGTCACCAGGTCGTCCGGCTCGACGTGCCGACGCCGCGCTGGATGCGGGCGCCCGGCGAGGCGCCCGGGATGGTCGGGCTGGAGTGCGCGCTCGACGAGTTGGCGGTCCGCCTCGGCGTCGACCCGGTCGGGCTGCGGATCCGCAACTCACCGGAGAATCCCCGCTACGTCGAGTGCCTGCGCGGCGGCGCGGAGCGGTTCGGCTGGTCGGGACGGGATCCGCGGCCACGGCAGCGCACCGATGGCGAGTGGCTGACCGGCACCGGGATGGCCGGCGCGACCTACCCGGCGATGGCGATGCCGTCGACCGCCCGGGTGCGCGGACTCGGCGACGGTGAGTACGAGGTGGCGATCGCCGCCACCGACCTGGGCACCGGCGCGCGGACGATCCTCGCGCAGATCGCCGCGGACGAGCTCGACGTGCCGATCGAGCGGATCCACATCCTGATCGGCGACAGCACGCTGCCCCGGGCCTCGGTCGCCGGCGGCTCCTCGGGCAGCGCGTCCTGGGGCTGGGCGGTCACCGGGGCCTGCCGCGAGCTGCGTTCCTCGGGTGCGGACGTGGCCGTTTTCGACACCACGAAACTGGTCGGGGAGCAGAAGGAAGGGCGACACGCCTCCGGCGCGCACTTCGCGGAGGTACGGGTCAGCACCGTCACCGGCGAGATCCGGGTGTCCCGCCTGTTCGGGATGTTCGACGGCGGGCGCATCCTCAACCCGCGTACCGCCCGGTCCCAGTTCCTCGGCGGCATGATCATGGGGATGGGGATGGCGCTGCACGAGGAGTCGGTGCTGGACCCGGCCCAGGGCACCTGGGTGAACCACGACTTCGCGGAGTACCACATCCCGACGCACGCCGACGTCGAGTGGTTCGACGCCGGGTGGCTCGACGCCCCGGAGGACGACCTCAACCCGATGGGCAGCAAGGGGATCGGCGAGGTCGGCATCGTCGGCTCCCCCGCCGCCATCCTCAACGCCGTCTGGCACGCCACCGGCACCCGGATCCGCCACCTCCCCGCCCGCCTCGACAAACTCCTCTGA
- a CDS encoding xanthine dehydrogenase family protein subunit M: protein MKTFDYRTATGPAAGLEPGAVFLAGGTNLVDLMKLGVATPDVLVDVNTLPLRAVTDLPDGGIRIGAAVRNSDLAADQRVRTAYPMLSQALLSGASGQLRNMATTGGNLLQRTRCRYFMDATMPCNKHLPGSGCPAREGDHRNLAILGGSPACVATHPSDMAVALAALGAIVQVDGPAGPRSIPVTELYRLPGDTPERDTVLEHGELITAVDVPALPFAARSRYRKARDRASFAFAVGSVAAALRVEDGLVRDVRLAFGAVAPKPWRAFAAEETLRGRPATEEHFRAAADAELLDAEPLRDNAYKIVLIRNLTAATLAALAGDVR, encoded by the coding sequence ATGAAAACCTTCGATTACCGTACGGCCACCGGCCCCGCCGCCGGACTGGAACCGGGCGCGGTGTTCCTGGCCGGCGGCACGAACCTGGTCGACCTGATGAAGCTCGGCGTCGCCACCCCGGACGTGCTCGTCGACGTGAACACCCTGCCGCTGCGGGCGGTGACCGATCTCCCGGACGGCGGGATCCGGATCGGCGCCGCCGTACGCAATAGTGATCTTGCCGCCGATCAGCGGGTGCGAACCGCCTACCCGATGCTCAGTCAGGCCCTGCTGTCCGGCGCGTCCGGGCAGCTGCGGAACATGGCGACGACCGGCGGGAACCTGCTGCAGCGCACCCGGTGCCGGTACTTCATGGACGCGACGATGCCGTGCAACAAGCACCTGCCCGGGTCCGGCTGCCCGGCGCGCGAGGGCGACCACCGCAACCTGGCGATCCTCGGCGGCTCGCCGGCCTGCGTGGCGACCCACCCGTCGGACATGGCGGTCGCGCTCGCGGCCCTCGGCGCGATCGTCCAGGTCGACGGGCCGGCCGGGCCGCGGTCGATCCCGGTGACCGAGCTGTACCGGCTGCCCGGCGACACCCCGGAGCGGGACACCGTGCTGGAGCACGGCGAGCTGATCACCGCGGTGGACGTGCCGGCGCTGCCGTTCGCGGCCCGCTCGCGGTACCGGAAAGCGCGGGACCGGGCGTCCTTCGCGTTCGCGGTCGGTTCCGTCGCGGCGGCGCTGCGGGTGGAAGACGGCCTGGTCCGTGACGTGCGGCTGGCGTTCGGGGCGGTCGCGCCGAAGCCGTGGCGGGCGTTCGCCGCGGAGGAGACGCTGCGCGGGCGGCCGGCGACCGAGGAGCACTTCCGGGCCGCGGCGGACGCCGAGCTGCTGGACGCGGAGCCGTTGCGGGACAACGCGTACAAGATCGTCCTGATCCGGAATCTGACCGCGGCGACGCTCGCCGCGCTGGCGGGAGACGTCCGATGA
- a CDS encoding (2Fe-2S)-binding protein, translating to MRLTVNGAQHHLVGLDPRTTLLDALRERLRLTGAKKGCDHGQCGACTVLLDGRRVNSCLILAITQQDAAVTTVEGLADMGEPHPVQQGFLDHDGFQCGYCTPGQICSAVGMLDEAAQGWPSAVTETDDLLSDAEIRERMSGNLCRCGAYPNMVPAIRQAAGR from the coding sequence ATGCGTCTCACCGTCAACGGTGCCCAGCACCATCTCGTCGGGCTGGACCCGCGGACCACGCTGCTCGACGCGCTGCGCGAGCGGCTGCGGCTGACCGGCGCCAAGAAGGGCTGCGACCACGGCCAGTGCGGCGCGTGCACGGTCCTGCTCGACGGCCGCCGGGTCAACAGCTGCCTGATCCTGGCGATCACCCAGCAGGACGCCGCGGTGACCACGGTCGAGGGGCTGGCCGACATGGGTGAGCCGCACCCGGTCCAGCAGGGGTTCCTGGATCACGACGGGTTCCAGTGCGGGTACTGCACGCCGGGCCAGATCTGCTCGGCGGTCGGCATGCTCGACGAGGCCGCCCAGGGCTGGCCGAGCGCGGTGACCGAGACCGACGACCTGCTCAGCGACGCCGAGATCCGCGAGCGGATGAGCGGCAACCTGTGCCGCTGCGGGGCCTACCCGAACATGGTTCCGGCGATCCGGCAGGCGGCGGGCCGATGA
- a CDS encoding DUF6010 family protein codes for MSVLTPLLIGVVAVLVLSLVPEPHRQKINALGIAGAGAVYVSGGGFGRWELAFTTVMTVVAYLGLRGWRWIGVGWLLHTGWDVLHHLKGNPILPFAHDSSFGCAICDPVIALWCFTGGRSLLVRHRPRARAGAGLPDSPRPE; via the coding sequence ATGTCTGTGCTAACGCCGCTGCTCATCGGGGTCGTCGCGGTCCTCGTCCTGTCGCTGGTCCCGGAACCGCACCGCCAGAAGATCAACGCGCTGGGGATCGCCGGGGCCGGCGCGGTCTACGTCAGCGGCGGCGGTTTCGGCCGGTGGGAACTCGCGTTCACCACGGTCATGACCGTCGTCGCCTATCTCGGGCTGCGCGGCTGGCGGTGGATCGGGGTCGGCTGGCTGCTGCACACCGGCTGGGACGTCCTGCACCACCTCAAGGGCAACCCGATCCTGCCGTTCGCGCACGACTCGTCGTTCGGCTGCGCGATCTGCGACCCGGTGATCGCGCTGTGGTGCTTCACCGGCGGCCGATCGTTGCTGGTCAGGCATCGTCCTCGGGCTCGTGCGGGCGCCGGGCTGCCTGATTCGCCACGTCCGGAATGA
- a CDS encoding TMEM175 family protein, translating into MEALSDGVLAIIITIMVLELKVPDGHSLADLARSSGVGLLTYLLSFVYVGIYWTNHHHLFHLIKQVDGGVLWANLGLLFALSLLPFTTAWVDESRFAHTPVFVYGVNLLAAAAGYFVLQAVAMRHQGPDSPLRRAVGRDRKGKVSTALLLVGLLSALAPVPVWVALACFAGVAVLWIVPDPRIARVVEAPS; encoded by the coding sequence TTGGAGGCGCTCAGCGACGGCGTGCTCGCCATCATCATCACGATCATGGTGCTGGAGCTGAAGGTCCCGGACGGGCACAGCCTCGCCGACCTGGCCCGCAGCTCCGGGGTCGGGCTCCTCACGTATCTGCTGAGCTTCGTCTACGTCGGCATCTACTGGACCAACCATCACCACCTGTTTCACCTGATCAAGCAGGTGGACGGGGGCGTGCTGTGGGCGAACCTCGGGCTCCTGTTCGCCCTCTCGCTGCTGCCGTTCACGACCGCATGGGTCGACGAGTCCCGCTTCGCGCACACCCCGGTCTTCGTCTACGGCGTAAACCTGCTCGCCGCCGCCGCGGGCTACTTCGTCCTGCAAGCGGTCGCGATGCGCCACCAGGGACCGGACTCGCCGCTGCGCCGGGCGGTCGGCCGCGACCGCAAGGGCAAGGTGTCCACGGCGCTGCTGCTGGTCGGGCTGCTCAGCGCACTGGCACCGGTCCCGGTGTGGGTCGCGCTGGCCTGCTTCGCGGGCGTAGCGGTCCTGTGGATCGTCCCCGACCCGCGGATCGCCCGGGTCGTCGAGGCCCCGTCCTGA
- a CDS encoding NAD(P)/FAD-dependent oxidoreductase: protein MRTILVVGGGYAGFYTAWKLEKKLRRGEARVIVIDPRPYMTYQPFLPEVLAGSVEARHAAVSQRRHLKKTKIISGTVVKIDHASRSVTVRPAEGPEYALAYDTIVVTAGAVTRKLAIPGVVEQAIGLKHVEEAVAIRDQLLTAFDRASTLPPGPRRRRLLTVTFVGGGFSGVEGFGELLSLATALVKKYPELDPAEVGFHLVEARDRILPEVSEKQGRWVVRALEKRGGHVHLGALVRSAQDGHVVLSTGVEFDSDLIVWTAGNAANPMVHNRTDLPIDARGLLVVRADLRVGTADAPVPDAWGAGDDAAVPDLALGDGTATVPNAQHAVRQGKLLARNLLADLRGGRVREYVHHSLGTVATLGLGIGIFEWRGLVVKGFPAWLMHRGYHVLAVPSWERKFRVLAIWLIAAVFGRDIVSLASVQHPRHAFVTGGDPAVLTIAPEPVTDAAEPLPDFVG, encoded by the coding sequence GTGCGAACGATTCTGGTGGTCGGCGGCGGGTACGCCGGGTTCTACACAGCGTGGAAGCTGGAGAAGAAGCTCCGGCGCGGCGAGGCACGGGTCATCGTCATCGACCCGCGGCCCTACATGACGTATCAGCCGTTCCTGCCGGAGGTGCTGGCCGGCTCGGTGGAGGCCCGGCACGCCGCGGTCTCCCAACGGCGACACCTCAAGAAGACCAAGATCATTTCCGGTACGGTGGTGAAGATCGACCACGCCTCGCGAAGCGTGACCGTGCGCCCGGCCGAAGGACCCGAGTACGCCCTGGCCTACGACACGATCGTGGTGACGGCCGGCGCGGTCACCCGCAAGCTCGCCATCCCGGGCGTCGTCGAGCAGGCGATCGGTCTCAAGCACGTCGAAGAGGCCGTCGCGATCCGGGACCAGCTGCTCACCGCGTTCGACCGGGCGTCGACGCTGCCGCCCGGCCCGCGCCGGCGACGGCTGCTGACCGTCACGTTCGTCGGCGGCGGGTTCTCCGGGGTGGAGGGCTTCGGCGAGCTGTTGTCGCTGGCCACCGCGCTGGTGAAGAAGTATCCCGAGCTCGACCCGGCCGAGGTCGGTTTCCACCTGGTCGAGGCGCGGGACCGGATCCTGCCCGAGGTCAGCGAGAAGCAGGGGCGGTGGGTGGTCCGGGCGCTGGAGAAGCGCGGCGGCCACGTGCACCTCGGGGCGCTGGTCCGGTCCGCGCAGGACGGGCACGTGGTGCTGTCGACCGGGGTGGAGTTCGACTCCGACCTGATCGTGTGGACCGCGGGCAACGCGGCGAACCCGATGGTGCACAACCGCACCGACCTGCCGATCGACGCGCGCGGGCTGCTCGTGGTCCGGGCCGACCTGCGGGTCGGCACCGCGGACGCGCCGGTCCCGGACGCGTGGGGCGCCGGCGACGACGCGGCGGTGCCGGACCTGGCGCTCGGCGACGGGACGGCGACCGTGCCGAACGCGCAGCACGCCGTCCGGCAGGGCAAGCTGCTGGCCCGGAACCTGCTCGCCGACCTGCGCGGCGGCCGGGTCCGGGAGTACGTGCACCACAGCCTCGGCACCGTCGCCACGCTCGGCCTGGGGATCGGGATCTTCGAGTGGCGGGGGCTGGTGGTCAAGGGGTTCCCGGCGTGGCTGATGCACCGGGGTTACCACGTGCTCGCGGTGCCCAGCTGGGAGCGGAAGTTCCGGGTGCTGGCGATCTGGCTGATCGCGGCGGTGTTCGGGCGGGACATCGTGTCGCTCGCCTCGGTCCAGCACCCGCGGCACGCCTTCGTCACCGGCGGCGACCCGGCGGTCCTGACGATCGCGCCGGAGCCGGTCACGGATGCGGCCGAGCCGCTTCCGGATTTCGTGGGATAG